CGGGTCTCGCTCGTTGCCTGACTTAACAGGACGCCTCACGGTACGAGCTGACGGCGGCCATGCACCTCCTCTCTGCAGCTCGTGGCTAGGTCATCAACCTGACCGTCATTACTGCAGTCGGGGCTGGTGAGATGTCCGGCGTTGAGTCCAATTAAACCGCAGGCTCCTCCGGTTGTAGTGCTCCCCCGCCAATTCCTTTAAGTTTCATCCTTGCGGACGTACTTCCCAGGCGGCTCGCTTAGCGGCTTCCCTACGGCACAGCACCCGCTCGTAGCGGGAGCCACACCTAGCGAGCATCGTTTACGGCTAGGACTACCCGGGTATCTAATCCGGTTCGAGACCCTAGCTTTCGTCCCTCACCGTCGGATCCGTCTTCCCAGCGTGCTTTCGCCATCGGCGGTCCGTTCGGGATTACAGGATTTCACTCCTACCCCGGACGTACCCGCTGGGTCTTCCGGTCCCAAGCCGAGCAGGTTCCGCCGGACGCCCACGCGTTGAGCGCGTGGATTTCCCGACGGACTTGCTCGGCCGGCTACGGACGCTTTAGGCCCAATAAAATCGGCCATCACTCGGGCTGCCGGTATTACCGCGGCGGCTGGCACCGGTCTTGCCCAGCCCTTGTTCGTACACCTCCCTACGGTGTACAAAAGCGAGGACGATATGCCCTCGCACTCGGGGTCCCCTTATCGCACTGGCGTGCAGTGTAAAGGTTTCGCGCCTGCTGCGCCCCGTAGGGCCCGGAATCTTGTCTCAGATTCCGTCTCCGGGTTCTTGCTCTCACAACCCGTACCGATTATCGGCACGGTGGGCCGTTACCCCACCGTCTACCTAATCGGCCGCAGCCACATCCTTCGGCGCCGGAGCGTTTCGCCCTGGCGTCATTCCAGACGTCCAGGAGTATGCGGGATTAGCCTCAGTTTCCCGAGAGTATCCCCCTCCGAAGGGTAGTTTGGCCACGTGTTACGGAGCTATTCGCCACGGGTCTGAACCCGTGCGACTAGCATGGCTAAATCGGACCCCGATAGCAATGGCCTCCGGCAGGATCAACCGGAATGTCCCTGATCCGGGAATGCCGGGTCAGGGGGGTGGCGGGAATAGACACCGAAGTGTCTACTCACCATTGCAAGGTCCACGTTCGCTGCCACCGACATCGGGGGTGACACCGAACGATCGCGGCTCACATCAGAACGCGCCTTACGGCGGACCGCAGGGACGCAATCCTCATCTTTCGTTCGCATCACGATCCGAGTGCCCTCGTACTGATAAGGGCATCGGATCGGACGCAGTCGGCCGCTCCGATCCGGAGCGGCCGGACCCCAGGTCGCCCCGGGGCGTTCGCATCCCAACCGAGGAGAGTCGGCCACTTAACCCCGTCGTTCCATCGCCGCCTCGTCACGGAGTTTCATGGGCCACTCGCCCGTGTTGGACCGTTATAAAGCACGGCCGACATCACACCGAGAGAGACATCACAAATCAAGCGGCGTGGGGGCTATCGCCCGCGATCTCCGGTTCAAAAGGGGATCGCCGCGCCGCGAGCTCGGTTTATAACACCGCGGTTTATAAGGGAGGGGTTCGCATTAAAAAGCGAAGCGATGACGGAACCCGCCGATTCAATCGAAATCCAGAACGTAGTCGCATCGACCGGCATCGGGCAGGAACTCGACCTGGAGGCGCTTGCGGAGGACCTTCCGGGTGCCGATTTCAATCCGGACAACTTCCCTGGACTGGTCTACCGAACCCAGGAACCGAAAGCTGCCGCGCTGATCTTCCGCTCCGGAAAGATCGTCTGCACGGGCGCGAAAAGCATCGACGACGTCCACGAAGCACTCGGAATCATTTTCGAAAAGCTCCGCGGACTCGAAATCCCCGTCGAGGAGGATCCGGAGATCACCGTCCAGAACATCGTCTCGAGCGCGGACCTGGGACACACGTTGAACCTCAACGCGCTCGCGATCGGCCTCGGGCTCGAGGACGTGGAGTACGAGCCGGAACAGTTCCCGGGACTCGTCTACCGGATGGACGATCCGGACGTCGTCATTCTGCTATTCGGCTCGGGAAAGATCGTCATAACCGGGGGGAAGCACACCAGCGATGCCGAGGAAGCGGTGGTAGAAATCGTCGATCGGATCGAAAGCCTCGGACTCCTCGGCTGAACGCCAGCCGACGACGGGGTTCCGTCGCGATCAGGTCCGGAACGACTCGCCACAGCCACACTCGGAGACGACGTTGGGGTTTTCCACGTGGAACCCCTCGGCCTGGAGCCCGTCCTCGTAGTCCAGTTTCGAGCCGCCGATGTATTTCAGGCTCGCGGAGTCGACGAACACACGTAGCCCGTGGTGTTCGGTGATCTCGTCGTCGTCTTCCGGTTCGTCGTCGAACCGCATCCCGTACGAGAGGCCGGCACAGCCACCTTGCTGGACGAACAGCCGCAGCCCGCCGACGTCGACGTCCATGCCTTCCCCCTCCATCAACGTCAGTGCCTTCGCTGCGGCCGCCTCGGTCACCTCGACGTGAGTCGCTGGAGCGTTCTCGGCCGCTTCGGAACTCATAGAGTACCCTATCGACCGGACGATGTTAACTGTGGCGCCGGCGTCGACGCTCCTCGAACGTGGGAAACGAAGTGTTTTGCGAGGGAAGAGCGCTCCGAGAGCGTCTTCCGCATCACGGGGTGTGGACCCCGGCGATGCGAGGGAAGGGATTTGAACCACGGTCGCGCCGGAGGCGCTCCCTGATTCAAATCCCTCCCGTTGGCATTCGTGCTTTCACACTCATGCGAGGGAAGGGATTTGAACCCTTGGACCTCTACAGGAGCGGATCTTGAGTCCGCCGCCGTTTCCAGGCTTGGCTACCCTCGCACGCGGTCGAGAATATTCGACCGATCCGGTTTAAGCCATCGGTTTTAGGCCGTCCGTCCCCAACGGAAGCTATGGACGACCACACCCGGGACCCGAGCGTCGCCCCGCCGCTGGGGAACCCAACGGGGTGGAACCCGGCGCGTTCGGACCGACAGGAACGAACGGAAGCCGGAGACTGCGAGCCGGAGCCACGCGGCGGATACTGGGAACACGCGACCCTCAGGCGGGCAGTCGAGCACGGTGTTAGATTGTTCAACGCGGGCGCGTATCACGAATCCCACGACTGCTTCGAGGACGAATGGTTCAACTACGGCGGCGGAACGACCGAGTCGGCGTTCCTCCACGGAATGGTGCAGGTGGCAGCGGGCGCGTACAAACACGCCGACTTCGAAAACGAC
The Halalkaliarchaeum desulfuricum DNA segment above includes these coding regions:
- a CDS encoding HesB/IscA family protein produces the protein MSSEAAENAPATHVEVTEAAAAKALTLMEGEGMDVDVGGLRLFVQQGGCAGLSYGMRFDDEPEDDDEITEHHGLRVFVDSASLKYIGGSKLDYEDGLQAEGFHVENPNVVSECGCGESFRT
- a CDS encoding TATA-box-binding protein encodes the protein MTEPADSIEIQNVVASTGIGQELDLEALAEDLPGADFNPDNFPGLVYRTQEPKAAALIFRSGKIVCTGAKSIDDVHEALGIIFEKLRGLEIPVEEDPEITVQNIVSSADLGHTLNLNALAIGLGLEDVEYEPEQFPGLVYRMDDPDVVILLFGSGKIVITGGKHTSDAEEAVVEIVDRIESLGLLG
- a CDS encoding DUF309 domain-containing protein translates to MDDHTRDPSVAPPLGNPTGWNPARSDRQERTEAGDCEPEPRGGYWEHATLRRAVEHGVRLFNAGAYHESHDCFEDEWFNYGGGTTESAFLHGMVQVAAGAYKHADFENDDGMRSLFETALQYLHSVPEDFYGVDVADIRTTVREALEDPSAIDDWQITLDGHTPEAYPADYEYAERIDE